TCATCCTATATACCCTACTAGGGTGTACTAGTGTTGGCACTAGTCATCACATATACATTACTAGGGTGTTCTCTGAAGGAAAACTGATATAAGATAAACTATTTTACTCTTTATGTCAGATGTGTTAAGGCATATTAACCCACCagggtctctctgtctctctctctctctctctctttctctctctccctctccctctctccctctccctctctccctctctccctctccctctctctctccctccctctctctctccccctctccctccccccctctccccctctctctctctctctctctctcccactcctctCCTCTCCCATGCTTAACCTTTCTCCCCTTTCTCACTTCTCGccccctctcacctctccccctccttcccttttcctacgCCTAtccacctctctcccctctctccttccctctttcctctctatctctgtctgccTATCTCGGTGTGTTGCTGGCTCTCTGTCTTTGTTTTTTGTTTaccttcctgtctctctctctttgctctgATCGACCCGGTCTCTCTGCAGCCCTATTTTGTTGTTCCGTCTCTTCTTTTTCTCATTCTTTGTCTCTGTCGCTTTCTCATTCTGTTTTTTTTCTGTCTGTCTTTTCTCTGGCTATCTCTTTTATTTCTGTTGTTAGTGTTAGTATAGAGACCGCGACGGCAGAGGTGGTACACGTGCCTGGGCGTGTTTTGTGGGAATACACACACTTATAAGCAGATGTTTGGGGAGTCCCAGCAGTCGCTGAGGGAGGCAagcaccggcccccaccccacaaTGGGCAAAAAACTAAAGTCTTGCAGTAAGCGACTTCTGGTAGAGCAGAAGCCAGCCCCCACTACGCCTTGAGGGCAGAAGCCAGCCCCCACTACGCCATGAGGGCAGAAGCTAGCCCCTACCACGCCCTGAGGGCAGAAGCCAGCCCTCCACCACGCCCTGAGGGCCCACCGGGAGCCCgccaagacccgccaaccccggcgcgtctcggccaagccggcgccggacacctTTTTCCCGCCCCAAGATAGAGAAAACGATAAAAATCTATAAAGGTTCCCCGTGACCCCAGGCGATAACCGCTCCAAGCGTCGTAACAATCCGGGACTGCAGAATAGGAATGCCTGACGTCAGTATGGTGACCCAATGGAGATAATCCCATCACGTGATCCGgtgaaccccagacagagtaggTGTCCAGACGTCTCTGCTCGTCATCAAGGTTCAACCTTCAGAACCTTGACGAACCTGTAACAGAATGTCCCTCTCTGGCTTTCtgttataaaaataatataattgtcTTCCATTGACATATGGGTGACCTGACAGTAGGAGGAGCCTAGTAGTTTTAAATGTTCCAAATATAATAGTtactcattacacacagaaatcgcaatagcgtgatgcatcaaatgaacaaaagaggagtctcggagaggctgcaggatccagtaagttcagtagaacttcggtttcaactcttttgaccatgttgtagctcagaaTATAAAGGcaccgtctgggatgatctcagacgtaggttcgaatcctcttcacggcccttgtggctttgttcATAATAGTTACTCATTCGCTTTGTGAAAGGGGCGGGGCTTGAGAAAGCCATTGAAGCTCTGGAAGGATTGTTTTATACTACTCCAGCCAAGATATGAATAATAACAAACTTATATTAATTTTCCCGATATCAGTGAATAAGATGCATATTACTATAAGAAAaaataattgtttttattttttatttttttttgttcaaaATATTTAGCAAAGTGTAGCCAGCGGGCAGTGCTAAAAATCGACGAGGGAGTCAGAATGTGACCCTGGCATGCTGTTCCCACTAGAATTATGGCAGGGACCCCCAACCAACCTATGTCCATCCCGTACTCCAGACCATTCCTCCTTCAAAGTTGGGTGAGGTTAAATCCAAGCGTCTGGGTTTCTTTGTGCAACGTTAGAGCGACCTGGAGGTCAGTGTAAACTCCACAATCAAAATTATTTTATAGTGTGTGTAATTGTTTTTCCTTTACCTAATGTAATACATTCAGTCTTGCATTTTTTGGTCGGAAATTTTGTATAGCGCTTTAAAAATGAAATCATGAGCATGGTATATTGCCATTAAAGTTTGGAGGCTCTTGACCTATGATAAAACAAAAACAGACAGTAGTTGCAATTTTTGTCTTTATCAATAAGACTTACAAGTTGCACAACTTGTAATTGCAACTGACTACCTCTGCCAACGATGGCCAATTACCGTACCTGTTGTCACCTTAGCAGTCCCAACGGAGAGGCGTGGGGCGTTTATATGTTATCCAGCATAGTTCTGGTGCTAAATGGAACGTTTGCATGTAGTCCTGTATTGTTCCAGCACTTGGAACAATACAGTTCCAGCACTGTATTGTTTCAGGAGTTGCTGGGTGAACCTCGTGGCCAAGACGGACCGGCCAGCTCGGTCAGGCTTTACGATGCACTTACGTGCCCACTTACGATATCTGTACCTCGTATCTTGATTATGGCGGCTTTGTTGGTACTTACTAAAATATCTTACGAGTCCCGAAGTGACACAAGATCGTCAACCCAAAGATATTATTGTCTGGAGGGACTCATAAACTATTTAGTGAATACCGACTAAGTTGCCGTGATCGAGGTATAAGAGGTCCAGATCTCGTAAGTGGGCACGTAAGGGCTTCATAAAGCTCGAGAACTCCTGGTAGTTAGGCCACACGTAGTTCCGGCATTCTTCGCTTCTTCTTGCCAAACAAGTCCATTTGGGAGCAGTAAAACGTTCATTTAAAGATTTTATACTGCTTAGTCTCTTAAGAAGAGACGTGGCTCGCTCGTATGCTCTTCAAGTGGCTGTTTCAGGCCAATATTACAAGACTTTCTGGTCTTCCTTCGTCTTTGATGTCATACAACACATGAAATTTTTGTTGTTGGCAATACTGTTTTTATTAATTTTAGGTATGTTAGAAACACGAAAACCTGTATAAAGGTACTTTAAACTTTACAGCAAGGGGGCAACTGAAAGGCGTTTACACTAAAAACTTACTTaaaaagctgtgtgtgtgtgttttaattcTAAATGCTTTGATTAAGGTTAAGAGTCTTAGAGTGAGCTACAGTAAACTATGACCGAATTATGAGAGACGATATTTTTGTCTTATTCTATCGGGTATGAATTTAGGATGTTAAAAGCAACATTCATGCTTTAGTAAAGGTTATTCTGATTAAGTTTTAAAGTCCGAACTTCCTTAAATCATGGAAGAGAAAGGAACTATCAAGATAAAGCGCGGAAAGATCAAATAAAATTTAAAATGGAAACACGATAAGCTTTTGTAAATATTAGTGTAGCTGTgagtgatgaagatggtgatgCATTCAGAGGCGGCAGCGTACATGTATATGTCTATGTAATATTAACAACTCTGTAACTAGCTTCACGAGAGTGTCacctgcttagctaaacgaactatggggttcagttcctgagcccatcatGTGCCTCTGTGACCCCTTTCCgcgcacgggatgggtatagggagcAAAATAAAGATATGACTCTGAATCTCGCAGGAAGTAGACAACAAGAGACTTTGAGAGAGAAAGCAAGCCAAGTCACTGCTGACCTACACACCGCTCCCGTCACCCTACAAAGTCCGTATATATTAGGTTTATAGATTAGTCTACCATTAAGATGAGATAGGTTATAATAAGATCATTTACGTTAGTATAAGATCATTTAAGTCCGGATAAGCTATGGAAGGCTACGATAAGTGGATAAGATAGAGGTGTTGTAAGATATATGCCCCTatagcgcatatatatatatatatatatatatatataaatatatatatatatatatatatatatatatatatatatatatatatatatatatatatatataaatatatatatatataaatatatatatatatatatatatatatatatatatatatatatatatatatatatattccccatATGCTAAACATATAGCATATGCAGCGAAAAAGGGTGCTGGGGGAGAGTTGCCATATGGGGAGTTGAGTCCGCATGTGTTGTAGAGAGCTCGGCAATTCCTTGTATAGGTCGCACCTTATTCcagttctcatggcttcattttcctGGTCCGTCGCCTCGTAGGTTACACTCGAAGAATATGACTGGTACACTCCGGACAAGCTACAAGTTACTCAGCACCTCCACTGCTGAGGCCATAGACCTACACCGGGCCATAGACATGCCCCACTGTACACAGCACCTCACCGTGAGCTAAAATAAACCGGACTACAACCAACCCTGGCAAGCCATACTTGATAAGCTCCTCCCCCAATAATAAACGGGACTGTACACAGCAGTTACAGCCCcaactcctgtgtcaggtaagtccacgacgggctcaccatagcccgtgctacttgcaacttttttgtTCCGacgagctgaatctaaaacaacaacaatacactCGAGCTTAACAGGTCCAAAACACTGCTTGTACCTCTCGCTGGGAGCGGCTTCAGGTGGTAAGTTCAGACAACCATAATACAGGACAAGTTTACAGACCATTCGAACGCTGCCACTCGTCGAGAAAGCCAACGAGAGCTGACCGTGGCTTTGGCTTCATCGGCTTGCCTATCGACCGTTTTCAGTCGCCCTTGAAATGGAAACTCACTCTTGCATGTTATTTAATAGATGTTGCTATTTTGTTGGCAAGCTGCAGCTGCCGCCTCCTAAATGAAATGACGCAGTAAATGCAGTATGCTGGTTATGGTCTGCAATATTTTGTGGGCCAAACTGGTAGGCAGGAGAGGACCCCAGCCTGCACTGATGGAGAGGAGTCCAGCCTGCACTGATGGGGAGGAGTCCAGCCTGCACTGATGGGGAGGAGTCCAGCCTGCACTGATGGGGAGGAGTCCAGCCTGCACTGATGGGGAGGAGTCCAGCCTGCACTGATGGGGAGGAGTCCAGCCTGCACTGATGGGGAGGAGAGGAGCCCAGCCTGCACTGATGGGGAGAAGAGGAGGCCAGCCTGCACTGATGGGGAGGAGTCCAGCCTGCACTGATGGGGAGGAGAGGAGTCCAGCCTGCACTGATGGGGAGAAGAGGAGGCCAGCCTGCACTGGTGGGCAGGAGAGGAGTCCAGCCTGCACTGGTGGGGAGGAGAGGACCTCAGCCTGCACTGGTGGGGAGGAGAGGAGAAAAGCCTGCACTGATGGGGTGGAGAGGACCCCAGCCTGCACTGATGGGGTGGAGAGGACCCCAGCCTGCACTGATGGGGGTGGAGAGGACCCCAGCCTGCACTGATGGGGAGGAGAGGAGTCCAGCCTGCACTGATGGAGAGGAGAGGAGTCCAGCCTGCACTGATGGGGAGGAGAGGAGTCCAGCCTGCACTGATGGGGAGGAGAGGAGTCCAGCCTGCACTgatggagaggagaggagaaaagCCTGCACTGATGGGGAGGAGAGGAGTCCAGCCTGCACTGATGGGGAGGAGAGGAGTCCAGCCTGCACTGATGGGGTGGAGAGGAGTCCAGCCTGCACTGATGGGGAGGAGAGGAGTCCAGCCTGCACTGATGGGGTGGAGAGGAGTCCAGCCTGCACTGATGGGGTGGAGAGGAGTCCAGCCTGCACTGATGGAGAGGAGAGGAGTCCAGCCTGCACTGATGGGGAGGAGAGGAGTCCAGCCTGCACTGATGGGGTGGAGAGGAGTCCAGCCTGCACTgatggagaggagaggagaaaacCCGGCACTGATGGGGAGGACAGGAGTCCAGCCTGCACTGGTGGGGAGGAGAGGAGTCCAGCCTGCACTGATGGGGGGAGAGGAGTCCAGCCTGCACTGATGGGGAGGAGAGGAGTCTAGCCTGCACTGATGGGGAGGAGAGGAGTCCAGCCTGCACTGATGGGGAGGAGAGGAGTCCAGCCTGCACTGATGGGGAGGAGAGGAGTCCAGCCTGCACTGAAGGGGAGGAGTCCAGCCTGCACTGATGAGGAGGAGTCCAGCCTGCACTGGTGGGGAGGAGAGGAGTCCAGCCTGCACTGAAGGGGAGGAGTCCAGCCTGCACTGATGAGGAGGAGTCCAGCCTGCACTGGTGGGGAGGAGAGGAGTCCAGCCTGCACTGATGGGGTGGAGAATCCATGCTGTCCTGCTGGGGAGGTGGGAAGCAGGTCCAGCCTACACTGATGAGGAACAGAGGGACCCAGCCTAcactgtgggcggtagttgaccccatacccatgctgtgggcggtagttgacctcatgcccatgctgtgggcggtagttgaccccatacccatgctgtgggcggtagttgatccatacccatgctgtgggcggtagttgaccccatacccatgctgtgggcggtagttgaccccatacccatgctgtgggcggtagttgatccatacccatgctgtgggcggtagttgaccccatacccatgctgtgggcggtagttgaccccatacccatgctgtgggcggtagttgatcccatacccatgctgtgggcggtagttgaccccatacccatgctgtgggcggtagttgaccccatacccatgctgtgggcggtacttgaccccatacccattcagtgggcggtagttgaccccatacccatgctgtgggcggtacttgaccccatacccattcagtGGGCGGAggaagttgaccccatacccatgctgtgggcggtacttgaccccatacccatgctgtgggcggaagttgaccccatacccatgctgtgggcggtacttgaccccatacccatgctgtgggcggaagttgaccccatacccatgctgtgggcggaagttgaccccatacccatgctgtgggaggcAGTAGAAAATGTTACAGACTAattagttaagcaagttacagtcctgATTAGCTAGTTACATGATTtaatgtatattattattatatcaacAATGGCTAAGTTGTTTACATTTGCGGTGAACTTTCATAATGTATTTGCCTattctgcacaccgccccccatcaagTGAGCAACTGTCGGGAGGTTACAGTCGCTCAcatttactacctacagttagcaacctgggggatatttggctaaagttTCTGGTACTAGATcactttgaattaaatatttacacatttcttgaacttTTGTCATAAAGCTGCCTCTAAACTCGCGTATCTTCCCACACTCCATCACATCGTGACGAAGGGGTGCGAATAATTTAGCTGACACAGTTTGCATATACTGCTGTAATATTAGTCAGCTGCTGCCGGAGTATCAGTCAGCTGGTGCTCTGGTATCAGTCAGCTGCTTCTCTGGTATCAGTCAGTTGCTGCTTTGGTATCAGTCAGTTGCTGCTTTGGTAATAGTCAGCTGCTGCTCTGGTATCAGTCAGCTGCTGCTCTGGTATCAGTCAGCTGCTGCCGGAGTATCAGTCAGCTGCTTCTCTGGTATCAGTCAGCTGCTTCTCTGGTATCAGTCAGTTGCTGCTTTGGTATCAGTCAGTTGCTGCTTTGGTATCAGTCAGCTGCTTCTCTAGTATCAGTCAGTTGCTGCTCTGGTATCAGTCAGCTGCTGCTCTAGTATCAGTCAGCTGCTGCTCTAGTATCAGTCAGCTGCTGCCGGAGTATCAGTCGGAGCCAGAGAGGTGGGGCCCGTGTTATGAACTGAGTTTGCCAGAGTCTTTAACCCTGACCGGGACGGCGAGGCGGAGTTAGTGGAGGATAACTTGAACTTTAGATCCCTGAAGTGAGAAAGTTTCTTCCCTGGTTGGTCACTCAGCCTCGCTGtgataaccaacccttcctagtcCTCCTCTTCCTGTGATAGCCATCCCTTCcgcctccttctcttccttcccctcccctcccttcctgttGGCTGTATCAATCACTCAAGACACATGGAAGAGGCCGATGGGAGGGCTGAATTAAACTATTAGCGGGGAGAGCATCAAAAGATCTTATGCTATATGGGCTGTGTTCAGTGTTATTGTTCTCTgcgatggtcacattttgaacTGGTTTCAACACAGAATTcagattagtgtgtgtgtgtgcgggggatGGACTCTAGCTGCTGGATTTTCAAGTGTTCCAGCTTCATTTGCAAATGTCGTTCCCTGTTATTCCTATATTACTTGGTTCACACTTGATATGGATTCGACGACCCTGACGTATGAGTTTTTTTCAGTAATTCTGTAACATTTACCGTCAGATTAATGCCATATACATGTTCTTGCTGCAAGGTTGCAGAAGCAGTCCTCGAATCTGAATgtgtgataacatgttgtcggtgttcatttATGCtcgaaagccttttgaatggctagcatctctttgTACAGTTGAGCTCCCATGTGGCACTCTACAACTTCAGAATTTCCTGCGTTAACCGCAGCTCCAGATTCTTTGTCTCTGGTGATCTACTGAAGCGTCTGTGAAGCATGTGACactgtcagatgccaagtttgctgcTATATCTGTGCAATGTTGCGTAGCAGATGGGTTTGATGCACGGACGGTGGCTATGGACaaggggaggtgaggggctgtGACGAAGTGATAGGTTAAGGGGCAGGGGCGACCACTGCTGAGACAGGGGGCTGAGGGCCAAGTGAGGAGCCAGGGGGTAGAGGTGGGCAGTATGGGACTGGGGAGCAGACTGGGGGTGTTGAGGAGAGTGGGCTACATATACAACACCCGGCAAGTATACTGGACACCTCAACAATGTCCAAGTTTTAGGTaaactcacagtgtatacctactATAAatggagtgtgtatatatatatatatatatataaatatatatatatatatttatatatatatatatatatatatatatatatatatatatatatatatatatatatatatatatatatataatgcatatacATACACCTCTCGATGTTCATAGATCTTTTATGAAATAATTTTTCAAGACTAAATAATTTGTGACATAATTTTTCTTAGATATGAATTGTAGTTCACTGTTGGCCTTGTCTTGAACAGTTGTGTATTTTGTTCTTGGTTCGAGGTTCTGGAAAAATTACAACTACCACGTCACTAAAGGTAATTTGATTTCAATATTCAATAAGTGGTAGCTCACTTATCCAGCCCTTCACTTGGCAATACTGAGCGACGTCTGTCAATTTGTAAATCCAATTTCTCTCTATTTAGCTCTTCTCTCCTTCCTCGGGGTTATGGCGGTATCTGGTACTCCCGGAGTCTTTCATATTATTTCGTTCATTCGGCAACAGTTACCTTAACGCCATTTTCTGTTACGTTTCGGTGAACATCGTTCATGTCCTGTTCATCAGTAAAATCTTTGAGTTCACAGATATTAAGTATTCAGTTCTGTTTCAACGCTGGCAATTGTTCGCTATAAGTTATTGTAAGTTAtcagaatacgcttcactttcccGTGTTCTACGATCTCTGAAACAATAGCCAATTTTGCTGTACATTTTCCCCCAATCTACGATCGCTGTCCTCATTGGTCTGACTCAGCACTGATTCATACTGAAATATTTTCTCTACTCTTGGAGGGAATCAAATTTATTTCCTTTCTGATTCCAGTGGGAACTTTTCGAGTTTATTTCTTATATATTTTCTGTATATAAACTCATAGTATGAGTCTGTATCACAAACTCATAAACTATTATGTTCACTATGAGTTTATACACACAATTTGGAGATAAATAACTTCAAGTAACTAAAATCGCTCTGCTTGTTAGGGCACATCGGGTCTTgcttactaggccaagtagtgcagtTCTGGTTTAGATATTAGATATGTAATACATATCTAATATCTTAACTGTATTAAGATATTTATATATTTGACGTATTCATGGTCCGCCTATGTGAGAATTTCTTGATTTGTGATGATGATAATTCTTCATCTAAATTAGTGTTTTAATTTTTGTTGAGGAGTAATTAGGAGAGATTAATTACCTTTCTCCTATACGAGTAATCAATCGACTAACCTCCTATATATCAGTGCTGCTAGAATATCTAACAAGAATATCAAACAAGAATAACTAACGAGAATGTCTAACGAGAATACCTAATGACAGTATCTGCTGAGAATGACTAACGTTTTCACTCTACCCTCACCATCCTGCCACCCTCACTCTCACCATTCACTCACACTACCCTGACCCGTTCACTCAAactcctctcactctcccctcaccattctcccttcccctcactgtcagtatttccccaccctcaccctaccaagatcctcactcctccccctctctctcttttcaccCTTACTCTCTCCCCTTCACACTTCTCTCGACATTCCCCTTACTCTCATCTCACCCttaccctctccccctcactcttctTTCACCTTTACACTCATTCTCTCACTCACCCTTCACGCTCATCAGCCatattcctctccctctcccaccatCTTCTCCTCCCCTCACCACCGCCCCAGTCCTCAATACACACACGTGAGCACTAAGACAGAGGGCGTGGCTTTGTCAGTAGTCTTCTGAATGAGATAATTGTTCCTCCAGCCTCCCACGTTCCATTGGTCTTTGTTCAGACAGCGAGGCTTGATGGCACTCTCGGCACTTCATTTTACATTCAATAGTTCAGCTAATTAATTGAAGAGATGTTCCAGCAACAGTAAGAAATGGCCTTTTACTAAATATTTTAACGTGTGGTTAATTTTGCCAGAGATATGCTGCGTGGCTGACTACTTATTTTTATATATGTTTAACCATGATAGCAAGGGCTGCTGGTTCTAATGGACAGAGTATATTCTTCGGTTGGAATTCGTAGCTGGATACGGCAAAGGTTTGAGTCTCTGATGAGATGGCACACTGCTGGTTCCTAAAGGAAGCGACGGACGTCCTGTCTACTCCACTTCCAGCAATTTCGAGTTCTTTTCAAGGAGCTGCCAGAGGTGTAGAAGACATCCAGAATGGTTCTTATATACAGGAAAGGGGATAAATAACGCGAGTTAAAGGCCGGTGTCACTCACACTCTTTCCCAATAAGGTACTTACGAGATTCAGCAGAGGGAAACTAACTGAACATCATGTACAGTTTGACTTCATAAACACTAACATGGGTTCGTCAAATGATGTCATACCTGTGATGCCTACTAAAGATTTGTAACAAGATGACATCTGTAAAACAGAAGTGCTGATTGGCAGACAGAGTCTTCCAAGATTTTCAGAAGGCGTTTGACAAGGTCCCATCTAAGAGACGTGCAATTTCACTAGCCTTGTAAAAATGGCTAGTGAAATTCAACCCTGAATAGTGCAAAGTTATAGAGATAAGAAGACGACCGAAAATAAATTAGAATCAGCACAAAATAACTGAAATATTTTCCATTGTACAGAAGTAGACAAGAATCTGGAAGTTGATAAATAACCACAAAGCTGACGACAGAGGTGGAAGTTTTCAGATTAACGTCTACAGCCCATGTCCTAACATgcttacacaaagaaatcacaatagcgtgatgcatcaaatgatcaaatccacaaaggccgtgacgagggttcgaatcctcgtcacggcccttgtggatttgttctcctaACATGCTAATTGTCCAAATAACTTTCCTGACCCATGATAAGGGAGCTTTCCTAATATTATATATTCATCATTTGAAAGATCCACCCTTGAACACACACCTTTGGCATGGAATCCCCACTTGATGAAACACAAAATAAAACTGGAGAGGGGGTTGAGATGTGAGTTCCCATTGATGAAGAgaggaagcctgttaggcttatgAAAGTCTCTTAAGGACAACGACTGATATCTATCTCAGCATGCAGCACACAACAGTTGGTTAACTCTTACATACTTATCTACTACTTGGTTAACTATGGTAGCGTGTGTACGGAAGGGTGCACAAACGCTTCCGTTTGCACAGGACATCTCCGTCCTGTGCGAAAAATCGAACTTTCGATCAGTCAGTTGTAAACCGTCTGCAAGATGCTATCACATCGCCATCAATGGAAAATTCTGGGATGAGACCTGCGCTTCTTCTAACACTCATCGCAAAGCAGTCTTTCCGAACGTAGATGTCTTAAGCAAAGTCACATTTTCTCCATAAATGCAGACCTGGAATATCCGGGACGCTTGGCTTCAAAGGTGTTCCGGCTCCGGTTGTCTCCCTTCTTTAGGAGGTACTGATACACAGTGTGACTTTTAAACAGTCACCACAGATCAAAGGAGCAGTGTGGAGAGCCAATGGTCGATATGCGCCTCTTTATCTCGCTCTATTAACAAGCTGGGCTTCTACAGAAACATAAAAGTGTTCCATGTTCAGTAGaatgtctgactgtctgtctgtccgaaGTAGGAGGCCAGATGCGTCGGGCTTGCCTTACTCAGCTTTCAAACATGACACGTAAAAGGTATGTGAGTGTCATAGGGCATTCTAGGTCAGCCAtgttttaagaaatatcggcatctataacgcccccccccccatcccctgcgATTTTAATAATGTCAAATTTTATTTTCATGAATAATATGCGTCATTTCTTTTGCATAGCGTTTTGACATTTATTCTTGGTTAGTTATATTCTTCACTCAAAAAATGTAGATGAAcctatacaaatattttatttttggttaagttaagttaacctaggttaggttaggtaagttaaatATATGAGACTTAAAGAGGCGAGGAGAAATGgggagagggggaatggtgggacaGAGGAGAAGAAGGGAGAAAGGTGCTAAGGGTGGAAGAGAGGGGGGTAGGGTTGCTGGTGAGttgggggtggagaggggggggggagagggggggagaacatTGAAAATTGGGGAAGGGAGTAGAAGAGGAGGGGAAGATGTTGGGAAGAAGGGAAA
This DNA window, taken from Procambarus clarkii isolate CNS0578487 chromosome 40, FALCON_Pclarkii_2.0, whole genome shotgun sequence, encodes the following:
- the LOC138372973 gene encoding proline-rich protein 36-like yields the protein MDSPPHQCRLDSSPPHQCRLDSSSSVQAGLLPFSAGWTPLLPTSAGWTPPHQCRLDSSPSVQAGLLSSPSVQAGLLSSPSVQAGLLSSPSVQARLLSSPSVQAGLLSPHQCRLDSSPPHQCRLDSCPPHQCRVFSSPLHQCRLDSSPPHQCRLDSSPPHQCRLDSSPLHQCRLDSSPPHQCRLDSSPPHQCRLDSSPPHQCRLDSSPPHQCRLDSSPPHQCRLDSSPPHQCRLFSSPLHQCRLDSSPPHQCRLDSSPPHQCRLDSSPLHQCRLDSSPPHQCRLGSSPPPSVQAGVLSTPSVQAGVLSTPSVQAFLLSSPPVQAEVLSSPPVQAGLLSCPPVQAGLLFSPSVQAGLLSSPSVQAGLLPISAGWPPLLPISAGWAPLLPISAGWTPPHQCRLDSSPSVQAGLLPISAGWTPPHQCRLDSSPSVQAGLLSISAGWGPLLPTSLAHKILQTITSILHLLRHFI